ATATATCCAAACTCTAGAAGAAAACGAATTTTATCATTAGATGAATTAATTTACATTGTAATGTACGAATATCCGATATACATTCACCCACAAAGTCTGGATTTTACAGATCCGGAAACATTGATTAAATATTTAAATAATAAAAAATTGGAAAAGATGCGACCAATCAAACAATTTTGGTTAAAAAAGCAACTCCAAAAAATAAAGCAGATTCTCCTTCTTATTATTAAAATGAAGTTTAGTAAATGTAATTGATTATATAAAACTGAATACATTATAACATAATTTATTGTATAAAATTTTATCAGATTTTTTCAAAAATCTAATATAAGTTTTATTTTTTACAAAAAACTATTACTTATACATGTAATTTGGTCAAAAATAATCCTAATAAATTTTACAAAATTTTAATATTAGCTTATTATAATGGTAAATTAGTAATAAATGTTATTATGCTTTATAACATTTATTGTCATTGAAACTAAACTTTGGAATAAACTATATTTATAATTATCAATTGATAACTTATAGACAAGTTTTTTGGTTCATAAATGGAATTATAAAGGAACCACATTAATAAATTATATATTTGTATTTATAACAAATAATATGTTTTTTATGAGAAATAATTTATTATGTGAATTATGGAATGAGTCATTATTTATATGAATTAGCCCAGTTAAAAGAAAATATTCTTTTTTTACAGGGACCTGTCGGCCCATTTTTTAAAAATGTTACAAAATGGTTACAAAATCAAGGATGTAAGGTCTATAAAATCAATTTAAATGGAGGCGATGAGTTTTTCTTTCCGCAGAATAGTATGTCTTTTTATGAACCAATTACCGAATTTCGTCAATTTTTAATAGATTATATTGAAAAATACAGTATTAGTGCAATTGTAGTTTTTGGTGATTGTCGTGCTTATCATAAAATAGCTAAGTCAATAGTTGATTCTAACTCCAATTTATCATTTTGGGTATTTGAAGAGGGCTACCTAAGACCTCACTATATTACATTTGAAAAAAATGGTGTGAACGGCTTTTCTCTTATTCCTAAAAATTATGATTTTTATAAAAATATTGAAATTACTTCTTTTGATGAAAACAAAGGAAAATCACACTTTTACTCAATGGTATATTATACCTGTGTTTATTATGTTTTAATGTTCTTAAAAAGACGCAAGTATTCAAATTATATACATCATAGAAATTCATCATTAGCTTTTTATGCATCTCATTGGGGATTAGCATTAATACGAAAGTTAAAAGCAAAATTAATTCAACCCAGATTAATAAAAAACCTGTTTAATAACAAATATAAACCATTTTATATTTTCCCATTGCAGTGTGATCAAGATTTTCAAATACAAGTTCACAGTAATTATCATTCAATGAGATCATATATTTTTAGAGTTATTCGATCATTCTCCAAGTTTGCCGATGATAAAAGCTATCTGTTAATTAAACATCACCCTATGGATGAAGGGTTTAATAATTATAATCATTTAATAAAAAAATTGTCTAAACGGTATGGTGTCAGTGAAAGAGTAATATATTTGCATGGCGTTCCTATGCCAGTTTTATTAAGAAACGCAAAAGGACTAGTTACAGTTAATAGTACTTGTGGGCTTTCTGCACTTATCCATGGATTACCAGTTAAAGTGTTAGGTAATGCTCATTATGATATTGAAAGGCTAACTTTCCAAAAAGAACTGGATCTTTTTTGGAATGAAGGGCAAAAACCTGACGCCGAGTTGTTTGAACGTTATCGAAGTTATTTATGCAGTAAATCCCAAATTAAGGGTTCTGTTTATTATCATGACTTTAATTTGAAAATAAACGATTAAAATGAGTAAATTAAGTAAACTTTTAAATAATCCTGGATTATTTTTTAGAGATTATTTCATAAATAGATATCCTTTATCATTGGATGAACAAGGTCATGATGTTTTTAATGAAGGTATTTTAGTAGCTAGTGATTTTAAAATATATAATATTGACGTAAATCAGAATACTGATGATGTTGATGCTGTCATCACTTGGGTTAATAACGAAGATCAAAACTGGCAAAAAAAATTAAGTTATTATAAAAATGATAAAATCAAGGACATCAATCCATTATCAATTGACAATGCCCGGTTTGAAAATCATGGCGAATTATATTATGTAATAAAAAGCATTGAACTTTACATGCCTTGGATAAAAACTATTTTTTTAGTTACAGATAACCAAATACCGCATTTTTCTCTGTCCAATAAAGTAGTAATTATTGATCATAGACAAATAATAGATGAAAA
The sequence above is drawn from the Gilliamella apicola genome and encodes:
- a CDS encoding capsule biosynthesis protein, whose protein sequence is MSHYLYELAQLKENILFLQGPVGPFFKNVTKWLQNQGCKVYKINLNGGDEFFFPQNSMSFYEPITEFRQFLIDYIEKYSISAIVVFGDCRAYHKIAKSIVDSNSNLSFWVFEEGYLRPHYITFEKNGVNGFSLIPKNYDFYKNIEITSFDENKGKSHFYSMVYYTCVYYVLMFLKRRKYSNYIHHRNSSLAFYASHWGLALIRKLKAKLIQPRLIKNLFNNKYKPFYIFPLQCDQDFQIQVHSNYHSMRSYIFRVIRSFSKFADDKSYLLIKHHPMDEGFNNYNHLIKKLSKRYGVSERVIYLHGVPMPVLLRNAKGLVTVNSTCGLSALIHGLPVKVLGNAHYDIERLTFQKELDLFWNEGQKPDAELFERYRSYLCSKSQIKGSVYYHDFNLKIND